Genomic window (Capsicum annuum cultivar UCD-10X-F1 chromosome 10, UCD10Xv1.1, whole genome shotgun sequence):
GCTTCCAGCCACCCCACTCACGCTTATATATAGTATAGTAGTAATACTAGCAATTACGCACAGAGctattatatatagagagatatttGACCATACAATAAAAATTTCTATATTAATTTGTCCGTTCGAAAAGAAACAAAAAGCTCGATTCCTTGAAAGAGGAGATCAGCTAAAAAAATGTACTGATAGAAAAAACTAGTAGCAGTGTACCAGCCCCCCACTACTAATTTCTGGCATCCATTCACAGTGGCAGTTCAACAAACACAATAAACCACTGCTAAAATCAGATTTGAATATAATCAAATCAAATCCTAAAGTGGAAGATTTAAAACCCCCTAAAAACGTAAAAAGTAATGTTTCCAAGAAGGGTGGTGCTAAACAACTCGAGGGTCGTCGACTCGATTTACTCAAAAATTGTGAATTGACGGGTTTGCCCTTTGACTCCAAAACCACCTATCCTTTGCTCCAAAATTGTAaaatcactttttaattttttttattttttttactagacCAAACTTCTCCTCTACTCTTTTAACTTTCCTCTTTTACATTTTGTGTTCACTAATCATTCTATTTTACTCAATTAAATTCCCCTAACCATTTCATTGTACTTGGGCATTAATTTTTCTATCCTCTTCTATTTAATTCGGGCATAATGGATGATAATGAATGTAATAACCAATTAAGACCAACATTACATGACGTTTTTGGCTTGGAGGACGGTGATAATTTGAATGGTAATGAAGATTCATATGGTGGATATGCTGAGGGTCCAGATCGATATTTGGATACCGACGATGAAGACCTTCAAAACTTGGCTGATGAAGAGACAAATAGGTCTCATCAATCGGCTCAAGATGAAGATTTAAGTGTTTTCGACGGTAAAGAAGATGACTATGGGGAGGATGATGTTGAAGAAGAGGAAGGCCCAATGCATGATGATAGCTACACCGACGAGCAATATACAGCAGGCCCTATTGAAGGTATGTCTTTTCGTTATGTACAAACCACCTTCGCATTTTATAAAGAACACAGTCGTTTGACTGGTTTTGGAGTTGTTAAGAAAAGTGAAAAACTTGGTTGGTCAATTAAAGTATGTGACATTTGGGTGTGATAAGTGCCGAAAAACAACGCCTAGGAATCAAAGCAAGAGAGTTGATTGCAAAGCTAGGGTGAATTGTCAAGTGATGAATGATGGTTTGTGCATAGTGACAAAGGTTATACTAGAGCACAATCATGAGTTGGAACCTACACTGTCATATTTTTTTTCGTGCTACAGGAAATTGAGCAGGACTGTGAAGAGGAGTCTCATAGCGCACGACATTGCAGGTCTAAGGCCTTCAAAGAGCATAAGGCTCTTGGAGGTCAAAGCTGGAGGCACTAAAAGAATGAGGTGCACTGCCAAGGACTGTTGTAACTACATTCTTCAGCAATGGAGGCTTCGAATACTTTTCAGCGATGCTGCCGCATTGCACAGATTTTTTACTGAAATACAGTCCaagtatgaaatttttttattcaatagacGCTGACAATACTGGCAGACTTCGAAATGCTTTGTGGGTGCACACACACTGCAGGGCTGCCTACCGCAACTTCAGTTATGTCATATGCTTCGATATAGCCTACCTCGTGAATCAGTGGCGCATGCCATTTGCTTTCTTCATCGGTGTTAATCACCATAACCAGTCCATACTTCTAGGATGTGCTTTGCTCACGAGCGAGGAcatcaaaacatatgcttttgtATTCAGAACTTGGCTTATGGCCATGGACAAAATCCCTCCAATAGCTATTCTCACAGACCAATGTGAGAGTATTAAGGCAGTCATTCGCGAGGTGCTGCCAAATACCATCCACAAGTATTGCATTTGGCTCATCTTTACCAAGTTACCCCGTAAAGCTTAAGGGGGTGACCAATTATAAGCCTGCCAAGGCTCACTTCAAAGCGATCATCTTTGATAGGATTACAATTGgtgaatttgaggataaatggCATGAATTCATTGAAGAATACGACCTGGGTAGACGGATTTGGTTCGAAAGTCTTTACTTAAAGCGGTCCAAATGGGTTCCCGTATTTCTCAAGCACTTCTTTTGGGCTGGTATGATGTCCACACAAAGGTGAGAGTCAATGTATGCCTTCTTTGATGGCTATATCAGCGGTCGAAGCTCTCTAAAGTAGTTTGTTGAGCAATATGAGGTTGCCCTCAGGTTTAAATATGAGAAGGAATTGGAGAGCCAAGCCAGCGAAAGAAAGTAATTTGTATGACCTACCATCACATTAGACTGGGATATGCAGATATATGGCTACTACACCCCACTATTTACGATTTCTTTAGGACGCATGTTGTAAGGATACCACACTGTGAAATTAAAAGACATGCCGATTTCAATGCGGTGGAGAGAGTTGAGGTATAACACGTGACAGACTGTTCTATATAAAGTGATTATCACGGTGATAATTTTGTCTTCACCGTGGAGTACCGTCCCGCCAATCATTATATTGAATTCAATTGCAAGACCTTCAAAAGTGAAGGGATTGCGTGCTGCCACATTTCGAAGATGATGACTTTAAAAAAGATTCATTTGTTTCACGATAGATATATACTTCGCCACTGAAGGAGAGACATAGTCCGCCCACATCTGAGTAAATCATTTTCGGTAGGGTACCCAACAATGATGGACGAGTATCGAGAGTACAATGGGATCAAGAAATGGCTTGATAGAAATTGTGACCTCGTATTGGACTGTCCCGTTAGACGCAGGGACCTAAAGAATGTTTTGAAAGCTCATTTTAAAAACATACATGGCCTGGAAAGATGATATGGTTGTCCTTAATGTTCCTGATTCGAACTCCAATACTGATTTAATAATCATAAGAAATCTGAAAGAGGTTCGTTCACGTGGAAGGACCCAGATCAACAAAAACAGATCTTCGCATCAATCCGTATGCCGCAGAGATGCTAGGAGATGGGGATTTGGATACTATGATGTATACGAGGAGGGACAAAGCATTCAAGGTAGGAGTGGCAGCAAGAGACTAGGCCATAGAGGTAGTGAAGTAGGTGGGGTGTGTGGTAGTAGAGGAGGTAGAGATGATGATGCAAACATAAGTAATCATCCTACAGTACATAAGTTTTTGTAGTATAGTGTGCCTTTTCTTTCCTTAATCtatattgtatatttgtatttgattctacgACATTGTATGATACTCATAAATACTTCTCTACTTATGTGTAGATGTTAAAGATATGCGAATATGTTATCTTAGCTAGGCGTATCCCATTTAACCAAATCGTAGTCCACTTTATTTCTCAGAATAAAAATTATCAGCCTCATCATGCATCAtacaggaaagaaatatgttgttgctgttgtacATTGTTTTAAAACACTGTAATAGATGgaaaaagtttattcaatttgCTTGCTTAGTTGTTTTGTAACAAGACGAACGACAAGGCGACTATTTTCATTCTCTATCATATTTGAAGGGATTAGACAAAACAATCAATGATCTACAAGCTAGTAGACAAAATGATcattaaataattcatatcaatcAACTTTAAGATAATCGAGAACCACTACGTTGGAACTAGAAAGGcaaaaattagacaaataaatattggtaaaaaaaatttGTAGTGACATATATGGAATGTTATTGAATGCTACAGTACTATAACTAAAATCGCTCTTATGTCTCCAATTTATAGGCATCACGTCATATTTTCTCATCCCATTGATCCTTGGACACTTCTATTAATGAATAGGTCGTGTTCCTTCAGTCGCCACGCAAACTTCAGTCCTCCAAGCTGATCCCTCACTGCAGCTACTTCCTCTTTGGAAACCAACTCTGTTTATATTTTTCGTCTATCAAAAATATCTTACTTTTGACTACCATTTTCGTCAGTCGAACAACGTAAATAGAGATGGTTTTGGAAGAGGAAGCGGTTATAGTGAGGGTCCGGTTTGTAGGTATTTTTGTGGTGACTGATGAAAGACCACCTATTCGTTAAGAGAAGTGGCCAAAGATTAATGGGATGAAGAAACACGATGTGATGCCAATAAATTGGAGACATAAGAACGATTCTAGTTATACTATTGTAGCATTCAATAACATTCCATATATGTCGCTACAAATTTTTTTACCAATCTTTGTTTGTCTAATTTTTGCCTTTCTAGTTCTGACGTAATGATTCTCgattattttaaagttgattgCTCTGAATTATTTGATGATCATTTCGTCTATTAGCTTGCATATCATTATTTCTATTAATTTGGGATCTTCTAACCCCTTCAAATTTGATCCACAGACATTAATAAAAAATCACGCATTGTTGCCAATTTGAGCTGATGAGACTTTCGTAGAATTTACTCTTCTAATATTTTCCTAGCAATTAATGTAGACATTATTGGTACGACAATGTAGGCAATGTAgtttgattgaaattgaaaatagTCTCTAAACATGAAGTTACCTACTTTAATGCTTTTCAACACTAAACCATATATGTTTAAACATgtccattttattttacttttatatgtAGTACTCATCAATGCCTTGTCAATTAGAAGTTTTATTTCCAAATCTACTGCTGGCAATATTAAAAATGCTTTGATCTTCTAATTATTAGCATCATTAAGAAGATTTCAACTATCACTTACATCTCAGTAATAATTAAACTAATAATATTGTGCAACATTGAATGGAAAGGCTGTCTATAAAGACTAATATTGGAACATAAACAAAGTAAAACATATGAACAAAGAAAGTGGACAATTATCTGTTTGATGTCATTTGTGGGTCGAAGGTTTGTTGTGGTGGCTTCGTCGTTTTATCCGCCAATGTTTCCATGTAACTTATAAGCAACTCCTACTTTCTGCCAAAACTCTCCATGCCTATACTCATAGCATCAACCTATTTTCTAACCTCGTTCATCTGAGAACACAGCGACAAGAGTTGATTATGGGGACCCGAAAAGTGTTTAGTGGTGAAAGGGGCTCCGGGATTAGAAACTGCGGGATTATTTTCTTGGGAGCTCATTTTATGTATGAGTCCTTTTTTTGTTATTCCGTACATGATCTCAAATCCACAGATTTAAATAGAAAGGCATTGAAGGCTTTGAAAATAAGTGAAAGTTAAGGTAATAAATGTGGTAGATGGAAGGTCAAAGAAAGTATTATATTTCCAAGGAATACAGTTGGAAGGTCAAAAATATCTCAACTTCAAACAATTTCCAACATTCAAcattcaataaatcaaaataaaaaactcaaactttTCGGTTAATAATAGTTATTCTTTTGTGTGGTTACTCTTTGTAGTTATTTTAAAGTATTACTAATACAGAAaaactttttgaaataaaatacgttagaaaatttaagtaatttactctagttaatttattgataattcaaACATTTGTTCTCAACTAGATGGACATATCATTGAGGGTATTCAACAGACACTTATAGTTTGATGACTCTTCATTTCGTTTTCTTCTTAGTAATCAGTGTAGATGATTGTTGGTTTAACAAATTTTTTCCGCAATATCATTGGGTAGGCGTGCTTGGGCAAACCAAAAATAGTAATTCGTTCATCTTTTAAATCGTGTGCTACGTTTTGAAGTCATGCCTTTTAGAAATATTtggttttcattttcattttttttacaaattcatGCCTTTTAGAGACATTTTGGTTTATATTTgtcaatatttatatttgaagttACATGATCGTCCTCTATGGATGGGATAAATGACTTATCGTGTATTTATAGCAATGAGTCAATAAAGCTAAAACATAAGCATACATTTCATTAAGACTAGAAAGTAAAATTAACATTAAAACattgaaattttatttactacattTCTATTTTCTCTCTACGGTGCTGGGTGCGTCGGAGTAAGTTGGAGGTGGATGGGAGGATCTTGGAGGCAGCATCAAAATTTTGTCCAATATTTTCCCAATGATCTTGATCATGACATCCTGCTTATGCTCAAAACTCTCCATGCATCGAGTTAAGGCATCAAGCTCTATTTTGATGTAATGAAGATGAGAGTAAAATTCAAGAAGCAGGCGAAGTTCCTCATAACTTTGTTGACGGTTGGAAGAGACTCAGGCGTTGGAAGAGGCCGATTGGTAGGAAGACATTTTTGGCGACCTTTGAATGTCGAAAATTGTAGGAATATGTGACATGTTATATAGTTTGTTTACCTTTACTTGTATAATGAATGGTTGTCCATATTTATACAAGTGATTTGATTACTCCAtgatatattaattaatatttattttttaaattttgaagaaaGGAATGAAATTAATGCTAACGTTTGAGCTATTTTAAGATGAGTGTAagattgaaatattgaaaatgacTTTGAACAATTTTCAATCCTAAATCATATTGTTTTGCCACACTCTTTGAAAAATGTGACTCATCTAACCTCAACGAACCCTACGCATTGGATATTTGGACCCTAACCTATCCGTAGATCTTGTTCACGATGTcatataatgaaataatttttatattttattttttaaaagcgAAATAAAATTCTTCCCCTCCATTCTAATTCGAGAGTCCAAATGATTATTAAGACAAATAATATTTTCCGTTGGCGATTGAAGTATTAAGAAATATTACCTAACGAGTTAAAAGTTATAACATTAAACATATGCCTTAGGTAACTTACATCATATTTGGAATGTAAACATTTACTTTCcagtaaaaaataaagttaatagTAACTTGTAAAGTAATGTTTGGCTCGTCTACACAATCTACCAATTGGTTAGGAGTGCACATTAAATCCAACATTGATAGTTTAcatctttctcctttatttaaACCGTGTGACCATATAGGAATGATGGAGTTAACCATATCAATTCGAAGAAGAAATTTATTGTAGTTGCAGTTGTTGCAGATATGAAGGTATGAGTTGAAACGACCATCCATTGTTGTATTCCTATCATTTATTACATGTATGTTTAACCCTACCAATTATCTTATGTATTTATGTCCAACCTACCGAAGAAAACTCCGATAGCGTTCAATGTGATACCAAACAAGTATTCAAAGCAATGGATGAGTTAGATGAACAAATGAGAAGGTCACAGGATCATCTAGAGTTCATGATGATTCGGATAAGTGCTACAGAAGAGAGGTTTGAGGTGATACGAAAGGAAATTTTTGATCAATATCGCAAGGATCAAGCTAACTTCCTTCGCCCTTCAACTTAACCAGCACCTACATATTCTTTATAGTTGAAACCTCCTCTCTGCATGCTAAGcgttacttttaaaaaaattagtttcaaagtattttcttatctttttttgtgTTACTAttatgttttgggttttgaatgaatGTCGTAATGCAGTATTTTGTTTTAAGTATAAATCTTTCTTACTTTGAAATAGTaaatgttgaaattgaaaaatttatCGAGGGATTAGCTGTAACAGTAGCAACAAATTGGGAAGCTAAACTAACGTTGTTGTAAGTATATTTCTGTCTTATTATATTTTCATGTATTGTAATTACCAAAGCCTAGGTATTTGGATGATGTATTTTGTAATCTCTTGCAGGCGTTAGTAATTAAAAATCATTTGTTTTTCGCAATATTAGCATCAGTAAGGCGATTGCACATAGCATTaatatttcaattaaaaaaaagctTAGATTTACAATACTTCAATAAATACAAAATGATGCAGCTAAACTACCTAAAGAAGTAGAACCCTAGAACAGGACCTCTTTGTTGGTCTAGTTCCTAAAGCTGCATCGCTTGTGTCGACTTGGTTGGCCCCCCCTGAATACTATGGTTCAGAAGCATTGGTGTCTCTTCTAAGGGGGCGAGCAAGGCGGTATTCACAAACTATCTTCTGATAGATGTCAAAAGATTTAGTCAAGGGATCGTGTTCGTTAAGCAGAAGCTTTTCAACATACGGGCGTCCTTTTCATTTGAACAAACGCTTAATGATATCAGTTA
Coding sequences:
- the LOC124887710 gene encoding protein FAR1-RELATED SEQUENCE 5-like; the encoded protein is MDDNECNNQLRPTLHDVFGLEDGDNLNGNEDSYGGYAEGPDRYLDTDDEDLQNLADEETNRSHQSAQDEDLSVFDGKEDDYGEDDVEEEEGPMHDDSYTDEQYTAGPIEGMSFRYVQTTFAFYKEHSRLTGFGVVKKSEKLGWKLSRTVKRSLIAHDIAGLRPSKSIRLLEVKAGGTKRMRCTAKDCCNYILQQWRLRILFSDAAALHRFFTEIQSKAAYRNFSYVICFDIAYLVNQWRMPFAFFIGVNHHNQSILLGCALLTSEDIKTYAFVFRTWLMAMDKIPPIAILTDQCESIKAVIREVLPNTIHKYCIWLIFTKLPRKA